One segment of Bradyrhizobium sp. CB2312 DNA contains the following:
- a CDS encoding cyclic nucleotide-gated ion channel, whose translation MRLVPRGRGPSDPDLRDRLYELLEHDPLAYSVGSRFIQLIIGVIVLNLAAMILASVPELDARFDTLFSAIAVFAVIVFALEYLARLWTVAGHTQREGSALSDRLSYAFSALGIIDLMAFLPAAVVLATGRHATLAGLGVLPFFKLIRYSPAMRSLLAAVHAERRALIGCVVILFGVVLTFASLLYAVERDVQPGKLGTIPDAMWWAIVTLGTVGYGDVVPVTPLGKFISVFAIISGFAMIALPVAIISSAFAEEVRRRDFVVTWGMLARVPLFSHLSAAEIADIMRLLRARTIEQGEVLVRRGDVASSMYFITAGEVEIALPSQQVRLGDGTFFGEIALLHKTKRSGTVTATRKTRLLLLDAQDFHALIARMPTLAAHVHETAKARLEETGDLAAAELAQAEPEDTDR comes from the coding sequence ATGCGCCTCGTTCCGCGAGGACGTGGGCCTTCCGATCCCGATCTGAGGGATCGCCTCTACGAATTGCTGGAGCACGATCCCTTGGCCTATTCGGTCGGATCGCGCTTCATCCAGCTCATCATCGGCGTCATCGTGCTCAACCTCGCCGCGATGATTTTGGCCTCGGTGCCGGAGCTGGACGCGCGGTTCGACACGCTGTTCAGCGCGATCGCCGTCTTCGCCGTGATCGTGTTCGCGCTCGAATATCTGGCGCGGCTGTGGACCGTGGCAGGGCACACCCAGCGCGAGGGCTCGGCGCTGTCCGACCGGCTCTCTTATGCCTTCTCCGCGCTCGGCATCATCGACCTCATGGCGTTTCTCCCCGCAGCGGTCGTGCTTGCCACCGGCCGGCACGCGACGCTGGCCGGGCTCGGCGTGCTGCCGTTCTTCAAGCTGATCCGCTATTCGCCGGCGATGCGCTCGCTGCTCGCGGCCGTGCATGCCGAGCGTCGGGCGCTGATCGGCTGCGTCGTCATCCTGTTCGGTGTGGTCCTGACCTTCGCCTCGCTGCTCTACGCCGTCGAGCGCGACGTGCAGCCGGGCAAGCTCGGCACCATTCCGGATGCGATGTGGTGGGCGATCGTGACGCTCGGCACCGTCGGCTATGGCGACGTCGTGCCGGTGACGCCGCTCGGCAAATTCATCTCGGTGTTCGCGATCATCTCGGGCTTTGCCATGATCGCGCTGCCGGTCGCGATCATCTCCTCGGCGTTCGCGGAAGAGGTGAGGCGGCGCGATTTCGTCGTCACCTGGGGCATGCTGGCGCGGGTGCCGCTGTTCTCGCATCTGTCCGCCGCGGAGATCGCCGACATCATGCGCCTGTTGCGGGCCCGCACCATCGAGCAGGGCGAGGTGCTGGTGCGGCGAGGCGACGTCGCCTCGTCGATGTATTTCATCACCGCCGGCGAGGTCGAGATCGCGCTGCCGAGCCAGCAGGTGCGGCTCGGCGACGGCACCTTCTTCGGCGAGATTGCGCTGCTGCACAAAACCAAACGCAGCGGCACGGTGACGGCGACGCGCAAGACGCGGCTGCTGCTGCTCGACGCCCAGGATTTTCACGCCCTGATCGCGCGCATGCCGACGCTCGCCGCCCATGTCCACGAAACCGCGAAGGCGCGGCTGGAGGAGACCGGCGATCTTGCCGCGGCGGAGCTGGCGCAGGCGGAGCCCGAGGATACCGACCGTTAA
- a CDS encoding DUF3455 domain-containing protein — protein sequence MFIKIAAPTMLLAVVIGPVAAAETLPEAIAAPGESVVLSVHAEGAQVYECKAAADGKLAWAFREPIATLLSEGKTIGRHYAGPSWEHADGSAVVGKAIGNAPGTTAADIPWLKLEVASRRGDGVLTPVTTVQRINTHGGKLDGACDKAGEFKSAPYSADYVFLKKG from the coding sequence ATGTTCATCAAGATTGCTGCCCCCACAATGCTGCTCGCGGTCGTGATCGGACCGGTCGCCGCCGCAGAGACCCTCCCCGAAGCCATCGCCGCACCGGGCGAGAGCGTCGTGCTCAGCGTCCACGCCGAGGGCGCGCAGGTCTATGAGTGCAAGGCGGCCGCCGACGGCAAGCTCGCCTGGGCCTTCCGCGAGCCGATCGCGACGCTGCTCTCCGAGGGCAAAACCATCGGCCGCCACTATGCCGGCCCGAGCTGGGAGCACGCGGACGGCAGCGCGGTGGTCGGCAAGGCCATCGGCAATGCGCCGGGCACAACCGCTGCCGATATTCCCTGGCTGAAGCTGGAGGTCGCCTCCCGCCGCGGCGATGGCGTCCTCACGCCCGTCACTACGGTGCAGCGCATCAACACCCACGGCGGCAAGCTCGACGGCGCCTGCGACAAGGCCGGCGAGTTCAAGAGCGCGCCCTATTCGGCCGACTATGTTTTCCTGAAGAAGGGCTGA
- a CDS encoding NADP-dependent isocitrate dehydrogenase yields the protein MAKIKVSNPVVELDGDEMTRIIWQYIKDKLINPFLDVELLYFDLGMEYRDHTNDQVTIDAAEAIKKVGVGVKCATITPDEARVKEFNLKQMWKSPNGTIRNILGGVIFREPIICKNVPRLVPGWTKPIIIGRHAYGDQYRATDIKFPGKGTLSLKFVGEDGTVIEKEVFKAPGAGVAMEMYNLDDSIIDFARASFNYGLLRGYPVYLSTKNTILKVYDGRFKDIFQEIFDKEFKKEFDAKGLTYEHRLIDDMVASALKWSGGYVWACKNYDGDVQSDTVAQGYGSLGLMTSVLLTPDGKTVEAEAAHGTVTRHYREHQKGKETSTNSIASIFAWTRGLSHRAKLDNNAELAKFAATLEKVCVDTVEAGYMTKDLALLVGADQRWLSTTGFLDKVAENLTKALAA from the coding sequence ATGGCAAAAATCAAGGTATCCAATCCCGTCGTCGAACTCGATGGCGACGAGATGACCCGGATCATCTGGCAGTACATCAAGGACAAGCTGATCAACCCGTTCCTTGACGTCGAGCTGCTGTATTTCGACCTGGGCATGGAGTACCGCGACCACACCAACGATCAGGTCACCATCGACGCCGCCGAGGCGATCAAGAAGGTCGGCGTCGGCGTCAAGTGCGCCACCATCACCCCGGACGAGGCCCGGGTGAAGGAGTTCAACCTCAAGCAGATGTGGAAGTCGCCGAACGGCACCATCCGCAACATCCTCGGCGGCGTGATCTTCCGCGAGCCGATCATCTGCAAGAACGTGCCGCGCCTCGTTCCCGGCTGGACCAAGCCGATCATCATCGGCCGCCACGCCTATGGCGACCAGTACCGCGCCACCGACATCAAGTTCCCGGGCAAGGGCACCCTCTCGCTGAAGTTCGTCGGCGAGGACGGCACCGTGATCGAGAAGGAAGTGTTCAAGGCTCCGGGCGCCGGCGTCGCCATGGAGATGTACAATCTCGACGACTCCATCATCGACTTCGCCCGCGCCTCCTTCAACTACGGCCTGCTGCGCGGCTACCCGGTCTATCTCTCGACCAAGAACACCATCCTCAAGGTCTATGACGGCCGCTTCAAGGACATCTTCCAGGAGATCTTCGACAAGGAGTTCAAGAAGGAGTTCGACGCCAAGGGCCTGACCTACGAGCACCGCCTGATCGACGACATGGTGGCCTCGGCGCTGAAGTGGTCCGGCGGCTATGTCTGGGCCTGTAAGAACTACGACGGCGACGTGCAGTCCGACACCGTCGCGCAGGGCTACGGCTCGCTCGGCCTGATGACCTCGGTGCTGCTCACCCCCGACGGCAAGACCGTGGAAGCGGAAGCAGCCCACGGCACGGTGACCCGCCACTACCGCGAGCACCAGAAGGGCAAGGAGACCTCGACCAACTCGATCGCGTCGATCTTCGCCTGGACCCGTGGCTTGTCGCACCGCGCCAAGCTCGACAACAATGCCGAGCTCGCCAAGTTCGCCGCGACCCTCGAGAAGGTCTGCGTCGACACCGTCGAGGCCGGCTACATGACCAAGGACCTCGCGCTGCTGGTCGGCGCCGACCAGCGCTGGCTCTCGACCACCGGCTTCCTCGACAAGGTCGCGGAAAACCTGACGAAGGCGCTGGCGGCCTAA
- a CDS encoding TrmJ/YjtD family RNA methyltransferase, protein MSGTDKSKTGLSLDGPIVILVEPQLGENIGMAARAMGNFALSRLRIVNPRDGWPNIAAQRAAAGADYILEKVELFDTVEQAVADIDLLFATTARPHDQAKPVVGPEAAASEIAGHVATGGKAGILFGRERWGLTNEEVGLSNRIITFPVNPGFASLNLAQAVLLIGYEWFKRATSGELPHAMPERSERASQHQIQAFFENLVRELDKVEFLRPAEKRDTMLVNLRNIFTRMDPTKQDMHTLHGVVMAIAEGRKGPAKGGVLDGEQATRLRALLAEHGQGGGVPDSGSTVRGLARLLRRNPTDAERLLWQALTRDRRFAGGFKRQTPVGRHIPDFVSFPHRIAIELVNPGEGETIAADRASRRSWLEARDYRVIDIRAADVERDLEAELVRLQGMVEPSA, encoded by the coding sequence ATGTCGGGGACTGACAAGAGCAAGACGGGCCTTTCCCTCGACGGTCCCATCGTCATCCTGGTCGAGCCGCAGCTCGGCGAAAACATCGGCATGGCCGCGCGTGCCATGGGCAACTTCGCCCTGAGCCGCTTGCGCATCGTCAACCCCAGGGACGGCTGGCCCAACATCGCGGCACAGCGGGCCGCCGCGGGCGCCGACTATATTTTGGAAAAGGTCGAATTGTTCGACACCGTGGAGCAGGCGGTCGCCGATATCGACTTGCTGTTTGCCACCACCGCGCGCCCCCACGACCAGGCCAAGCCCGTGGTCGGGCCGGAGGCCGCAGCCAGCGAGATCGCCGGGCACGTTGCGACCGGCGGCAAGGCCGGCATCCTCTTCGGCCGGGAGCGTTGGGGCCTCACCAACGAGGAGGTCGGGCTCTCCAACCGCATCATCACCTTCCCGGTCAATCCGGGCTTTGCCTCGCTCAACCTCGCCCAGGCCGTGCTGCTGATCGGCTATGAATGGTTCAAGCGGGCCACATCCGGCGAGCTGCCGCATGCGATGCCGGAACGGTCCGAGCGCGCCTCGCAGCACCAGATCCAGGCCTTCTTCGAGAACCTGGTGCGCGAGCTCGACAAGGTCGAGTTCCTGCGGCCGGCCGAGAAGCGCGACACCATGCTGGTGAACCTGCGCAACATCTTCACCCGCATGGACCCGACCAAGCAGGACATGCACACCCTGCATGGAGTCGTCATGGCGATCGCCGAGGGACGCAAGGGCCCGGCCAAGGGCGGCGTGCTCGACGGCGAGCAGGCGACGCGCCTGCGTGCGCTGCTCGCCGAGCATGGCCAGGGCGGCGGCGTGCCCGACAGCGGCTCGACCGTGCGCGGCCTCGCCCGCCTGCTCCGCCGCAACCCCACCGATGCCGAGCGCCTGCTCTGGCAGGCCCTGACCCGCGACCGCCGCTTCGCAGGTGGGTTCAAGCGCCAGACCCCTGTGGGGCGCCACATCCCGGATTTTGTTTCCTTCCCGCACCGGATCGCGATCGAGCTGGTCAACCCGGGCGAGGGCGAGACCATCGCGGCTGATCGTGCGTCAAGGCGGAGCTGGCTCGAGGCGCGCGACTATCGGGTGATCGACATTCGCGCGGCGGACGTGGAGCGTGATCTCGAGGCGGAGCTGGTGCGGCTGCAGGGGATGGTGGAGCCAAGCGCGTAG
- a CDS encoding nuclear transport factor 2 family protein, producing the protein MTQPNASADRIHELLHRNLQEVFGEGDAERRRTAIDELWTENATLYVPPGVIVGRDAIGKFAGDLRATHPHFVYTPTSEPQALHNAGRLAWESGPRGEAPDYTGWDVIIVEDGRIAALYVFLDQPGK; encoded by the coding sequence ATGACTCAACCCAATGCATCAGCGGATCGCATCCACGAACTGCTTCACCGCAACCTCCAGGAAGTTTTCGGCGAGGGCGACGCAGAGCGTCGCCGCACCGCCATCGACGAGCTATGGACCGAGAACGCCACTCTGTACGTCCCGCCAGGCGTTATCGTCGGCCGCGACGCGATCGGCAAATTCGCCGGCGATCTGCGCGCCACGCATCCCCACTTCGTCTACACGCCGACGAGCGAGCCGCAGGCGCTTCACAACGCCGGACGACTGGCTTGGGAATCGGGTCCCCGCGGCGAGGCACCCGACTACACCGGTTGGGATGTCATCATCGTGGAGGATGGCAGGATCGCTGCGCTTTATGTGTTCCTCGACCAACCAGGGAAGTGA
- a CDS encoding glucose 1-dehydrogenase → MTNRFNNKVVVVTGGTSGIGLATAKAFAAEGAAVFITGRRQDALDAAVKSIGSRVTGVRGDMANLADIDRLYDAVQKKHQQIDVIFANAGGGEFAPLGAITEEHYQRTFDTNVKGVLFTVQKALPLLREGASIVLNASTTSISGTPAFSVYSATKAAVRNFARNWILDLKDRHIRVNAVSPGVTETHGLNHLFGGGEQAEGTKTQLAGLIPVGRIGQPEEIAKAVLFLASDEASFVNGVELFVDGGQTQI, encoded by the coding sequence ATGACGAACAGGTTCAACAACAAGGTCGTGGTGGTGACCGGCGGCACGAGCGGCATCGGCCTTGCGACCGCAAAGGCCTTCGCAGCCGAGGGCGCCGCGGTGTTCATCACCGGCCGCCGCCAGGACGCGCTGGATGCAGCGGTGAAGTCGATCGGTAGCCGCGTGACCGGCGTGCGGGGCGATATGGCCAACCTCGCCGACATCGACCGGCTCTACGACGCCGTTCAGAAGAAGCACCAGCAGATCGACGTGATCTTCGCCAATGCCGGCGGCGGTGAGTTCGCACCACTCGGTGCCATCACCGAGGAGCACTATCAGCGCACGTTCGACACCAACGTGAAGGGCGTCCTCTTCACGGTTCAGAAGGCATTGCCGTTGCTCCGCGAAGGCGCATCCATCGTGCTGAATGCGTCGACCACGAGCATCTCGGGTACGCCGGCTTTCAGCGTCTATTCCGCAACCAAGGCCGCCGTGCGCAACTTCGCGCGCAACTGGATCCTCGACCTGAAGGACCGGCACATCCGCGTCAACGCTGTTAGCCCCGGCGTCACCGAGACACACGGACTGAATCATCTGTTCGGCGGCGGTGAGCAAGCGGAAGGCACCAAGACCCAACTCGCCGGGCTCATCCCGGTCGGCCGCATCGGGCAGCCCGAGGAGATCGCCAAGGCCGTGCTGTTCCTCGCCTCGGACGAGGCAAGCTTCGTCAATGGTGTCGAGCTCTTCGTCGACGGTGGTCAGACTCAGATCTGA
- a CDS encoding LysR substrate-binding domain-containing protein: MKADLNDFAYFAEVVGHGGFAAAGRALREPKSKLSRRIAGLEERLGLRLIERSSRRFRVTEVGQAFYERCRAILAEAEQAEALVAQAQAEPHGRIRFSCPTGMVAEISALISSFLIRYPKVRLQLVAVDRPVDLIDERIDVTLRVRSELTGDAALTMRSLGTSTRILVASPQLASRLRALDDLAAVPTLATSDEDTLVEWHLQTDDGQARVLTHEPRMGCGDFGAVRDAAVAGLGVALLPDHICRDALGQGKLIRVLPEWRGHRGMVHLVFTTRRGLPRAVRALIDHLAAGFSKTLV; this comes from the coding sequence ATGAAGGCTGATTTGAATGACTTTGCCTATTTTGCCGAGGTGGTGGGCCATGGCGGCTTCGCTGCTGCCGGGCGGGCCTTGCGCGAGCCCAAGTCCAAGCTCAGCAGGCGGATTGCCGGGCTGGAGGAGCGCCTGGGGCTGCGCCTGATCGAGCGATCGAGCCGACGCTTCCGCGTCACCGAAGTCGGGCAAGCCTTTTACGAGCGCTGTCGCGCGATCCTGGCTGAAGCCGAGCAGGCCGAGGCGCTGGTGGCGCAAGCGCAGGCCGAGCCTCACGGTCGCATCCGTTTCAGCTGCCCGACCGGCATGGTTGCGGAGATCTCCGCGCTCATTTCGAGCTTCCTGATCCGCTATCCCAAGGTGCGCCTGCAGCTCGTCGCCGTCGACCGGCCCGTCGACCTGATTGACGAACGGATTGATGTGACCTTGCGCGTGCGGTCCGAGCTCACGGGCGATGCAGCGCTGACGATGCGGTCGCTCGGCACGTCCACGCGAATCCTTGTCGCGAGCCCCCAGCTGGCAAGCCGGTTGCGTGCCCTCGATGACCTGGCCGCGGTTCCGACGCTGGCGACGTCGGATGAGGACACTCTGGTCGAATGGCATCTGCAGACCGACGATGGGCAGGCCCGCGTCCTCACGCACGAACCACGAATGGGATGCGGCGACTTCGGCGCTGTACGAGACGCGGCGGTTGCCGGCCTCGGCGTTGCGCTGTTGCCCGATCACATCTGCCGGGACGCGCTGGGCCAGGGTAAGCTCATCCGCGTGTTGCCGGAATGGCGCGGCCACCGTGGCATGGTGCATCTCGTCTTCACGACGCGACGCGGCCTGCCTCGGGCCGTTCGCGCGCTGATTGATCATCTCGCGGCGGGATTTTCCAAGACGCTGGTGTGA
- a CDS encoding NADPH:quinone oxidoreductase family protein, translated as MKAVLCSSFTGPGDLRVGEIDEPKPAGDEILIDVHAASVSFMDQLLVSGLYQMRPPTPFVPGTEASGVVVAVGEKVATFVPGDRVACSNWTGGYAERMTAKESKSVRLPDGVAFETAATVLHNYGTAHYALVERARAHRGETVFVSGAAGGVGLAAVDLGRHLGLRVIAGVGADDKAVLVRGYGADDVINYRSEDLRDRLKSITSGDGIDVGFDNVGGAIFEQMARLMKWGGRLMPIGFTGGEIPSIPMNLPLLRNYSIIGVFAGAWAEKFPDLAARMNDALMQLLADGQIRPHIDRILPLEEAGNAMRAVADRTVQGRIVLKIR; from the coding sequence ATGAAAGCCGTTCTCTGCAGCTCCTTCACCGGCCCCGGCGATTTGCGCGTCGGTGAGATCGACGAGCCGAAGCCCGCCGGGGACGAGATCCTGATCGACGTCCACGCGGCCTCGGTCAGCTTCATGGACCAGTTGCTGGTCTCGGGCCTCTACCAGATGCGGCCGCCGACGCCGTTCGTGCCCGGTACGGAGGCATCCGGTGTCGTCGTCGCCGTCGGCGAGAAGGTCGCGACATTCGTACCCGGCGACCGCGTGGCCTGCAGCAACTGGACCGGCGGCTACGCCGAACGGATGACTGCGAAGGAATCGAAGAGCGTGCGCCTGCCCGATGGCGTTGCTTTCGAAACCGCGGCGACGGTGCTGCACAATTACGGCACGGCCCATTACGCACTGGTCGAGCGGGCGCGGGCGCATCGCGGCGAAACCGTTTTCGTCAGCGGTGCGGCCGGCGGGGTTGGACTCGCCGCCGTCGACCTCGGCCGCCATCTGGGCCTCCGCGTCATCGCAGGTGTCGGCGCCGATGACAAGGCGGTGCTGGTGCGCGGTTATGGTGCCGACGATGTGATCAACTATCGCAGCGAGGATCTTCGCGACCGGCTCAAATCGATCACATCAGGAGACGGCATCGATGTCGGCTTCGACAATGTCGGCGGCGCAATCTTCGAGCAGATGGCCCGGCTGATGAAATGGGGCGGCCGACTGATGCCGATCGGCTTCACCGGCGGCGAGATTCCGTCCATCCCGATGAACCTGCCGCTGCTGAGGAACTATTCCATCATCGGCGTCTTTGCCGGCGCCTGGGCCGAGAAATTTCCGGATCTAGCCGCGCGCATGAACGACGCGCTGATGCAACTGCTGGCCGACGGACAAATCCGCCCGCATATCGACCGCATCCTCCCTTTGGAAGAGGCCGGCAACGCCATGCGCGCCGTGGCCGACCGGACGGTTCAGGGACGAATTGTGCTCAAGATCAGGTAG
- the mddA gene encoding methanethiol S-methyltransferase, with protein MFARLAILLYAIVSYGVFTVSFLYAPGFVGNYVVPKSIDKSIDVGSPTHLSEAIVVNLLLMSLFAIQHSVMARPAFKRWLVKFLPAACQRSTYVLLSSLILLLLFWQWRPIPAPVWQASGVAAWLLTGVHWLGWVIVFASSYMIDHFDLFGLRQAFSVLRGSEISAQTFKTPLLYKIVRHPLMLGFLLAFWATPAMTAGHLLFAIANTAYILIALQFEERDLIAEFGETYQQYRRRVPMLVPRLFARRRADDRQSSRAVGAPQ; from the coding sequence ATGTTCGCACGCCTCGCAATCCTGCTCTACGCCATCGTGAGCTATGGCGTATTCACGGTTTCATTTCTCTACGCCCCCGGTTTCGTCGGCAATTATGTCGTGCCCAAATCGATCGACAAGTCGATCGACGTCGGCAGCCCCACCCATCTGAGCGAGGCCATCGTCGTCAATCTGCTGCTGATGAGCCTGTTTGCGATCCAGCACAGCGTCATGGCGCGGCCGGCCTTCAAGCGATGGTTGGTCAAATTCCTTCCCGCGGCCTGCCAGCGCAGCACCTATGTGCTGCTCTCCAGCCTGATCCTGCTGCTGCTGTTCTGGCAGTGGCGCCCGATCCCGGCACCGGTCTGGCAGGCCAGCGGAGTTGCAGCGTGGCTGCTGACCGGCGTGCACTGGCTCGGCTGGGTGATCGTGTTCGCCTCGAGCTACATGATCGATCATTTCGATCTGTTCGGCCTGCGTCAGGCTTTCTCCGTGCTGAGGGGTTCCGAGATATCGGCTCAAACCTTCAAGACGCCCCTGCTCTACAAAATCGTCCGGCATCCGCTGATGCTTGGCTTCCTGCTCGCGTTCTGGGCCACGCCCGCGATGACCGCAGGCCATCTGCTGTTCGCGATCGCCAACACCGCCTACATCCTGATCGCGCTGCAGTTCGAGGAGCGGGACCTGATCGCGGAGTTCGGAGAGACCTATCAGCAATATCGCCGGCGCGTTCCCATGCTGGTGCCGCGCCTGTTCGCGCGCCGCCGGGCCGACGATCGCCAGTCATCTCGCGCTGTCGGAGCACCGCAATGA
- a CDS encoding alpha/beta fold hydrolase, which yields MTAFSLGTFGFPRVYADGRPIKLALRKGLALLVFLAEAKSAVARDVIATLLWRETPRETGLARLRRLLHRIELTLGKPVFETDRTSLRVSPDVELKLDSQLFESACDRGDFEAACRIYRGDFLAGFSPDDSPEFDDWAFYRREALRGRLVHALERLVQDKNAAGDHSAATAFAGRLVELDPLSEVYGRHLIRSLLLAGDRSAAERHHVALTQRLRDELGVAPEAETEALLSPAAAPHAVPATRYVKGAGVHLAYQTYGSGPLDILVMPGFVSHVERVWEHPASRTFLASLMRLGRLIIFDRRGIGLSDRVGSAPGIELTAEDIGTVLRAADSRHVVLFGASECGPACIKFAVDEPRLVAGLILFGALAKGCWSQDYPHALRASQYDVWSKHLIAEWGGPVGIETFAPSLADDPQARAWWAGLLRAASSPGGISAVLDAFRDADVRHLLPQVAVPTLVLHRRGDRAVRIAAGRDIASRIRNAQFVELEGHDHWFFAGDQRPVLAAIRRFTEDLAKRGEGAGVRR from the coding sequence ATGACGGCCTTCTCGCTGGGGACGTTCGGGTTCCCTAGGGTTTACGCCGACGGCCGCCCGATCAAGCTGGCCTTGCGCAAGGGGCTTGCGCTGCTGGTCTTTCTCGCCGAGGCCAAAAGTGCCGTTGCGCGGGACGTGATCGCTACGCTGCTATGGCGGGAGACGCCCCGCGAGACCGGCCTTGCGCGATTGCGGCGCCTGCTTCACCGCATCGAGCTCACGCTCGGCAAACCGGTTTTCGAGACCGACCGCACCAGCTTGCGTGTGTCTCCAGACGTCGAGCTCAAGCTCGATTCGCAATTGTTCGAAAGCGCCTGCGATCGCGGTGACTTCGAAGCGGCGTGCCGGATCTATCGCGGCGATTTCCTCGCAGGTTTCTCGCCGGACGATTCGCCTGAATTCGACGATTGGGCGTTCTATCGCCGGGAGGCGCTGCGAGGGCGGCTGGTGCATGCGCTGGAGCGCCTGGTGCAGGACAAGAATGCCGCCGGCGACCATTCTGCCGCGACGGCATTTGCAGGACGCCTGGTCGAGCTCGATCCGCTCAGCGAAGTCTACGGCCGGCATCTGATCCGCAGCCTGCTGCTGGCCGGTGACCGCAGCGCCGCGGAGCGGCATCATGTGGCGCTGACGCAGCGACTGCGCGACGAGCTCGGGGTCGCGCCGGAAGCCGAGACCGAGGCGCTTCTCAGTCCGGCCGCGGCGCCACATGCCGTTCCGGCGACACGCTATGTCAAGGGCGCTGGCGTGCATCTGGCGTATCAGACTTACGGAAGCGGTCCGCTCGATATCCTGGTCATGCCGGGCTTCGTGTCGCATGTGGAGCGCGTCTGGGAGCATCCCGCGAGCCGGACGTTTCTGGCGTCATTGATGAGGCTTGGGCGGCTCATCATTTTCGATCGTCGCGGCATCGGACTGTCCGACCGGGTCGGATCGGCCCCCGGCATCGAACTCACGGCGGAAGATATCGGCACCGTGCTGCGGGCGGCGGACTCGCGTCACGTGGTGCTGTTTGGCGCATCCGAATGCGGGCCGGCCTGCATCAAATTCGCGGTCGATGAACCGCGGCTCGTGGCCGGCCTCATCCTGTTCGGCGCGCTGGCCAAAGGCTGCTGGTCACAGGACTATCCGCATGCGCTCCGCGCCAGCCAGTATGATGTCTGGAGCAAGCACCTCATCGCGGAATGGGGCGGCCCGGTGGGCATCGAGACCTTCGCGCCGAGCCTTGCCGACGATCCCCAGGCGCGCGCGTGGTGGGCCGGGCTGCTGCGCGCGGCCTCCAGCCCCGGCGGGATCTCGGCGGTGCTGGATGCGTTTCGCGACGCCGATGTGCGGCACTTGTTGCCACAGGTGGCCGTGCCGACGCTGGTGCTGCACCGGCGCGGCGATCGGGCCGTGCGGATCGCAGCGGGGCGCGATATCGCGAGCCGGATCAGGAACGCGCAATTCGTCGAGCTGGAGGGCCATGATCACTGGTTCTTTGCGGGGGATCAGCGGCCGGTGCTGGCGGCGATCAGGCGGTTTACGGAGGATTTGGCGAAGCGAGGCGAGGGTGCCGGTGTGAGGCGCTAG
- the cynS gene encoding cyanase has product MKREDLTEKLLDIKREKGWSWKHICEKIGGYSEVLIVGAILGQMKLTKPQAANAGELFGLSKAEVAMLNEVPMRGTGTPMPPTDPLIYRFYEMVMVNGPAWKALIEEEFGDGIMSAIDFDMAMERVANPKGDRVKITMSGKFLPYKYYGASGNVPEYGFKEE; this is encoded by the coding sequence ATGAAACGCGAAGACCTCACCGAAAAGCTGCTCGACATCAAGCGCGAGAAGGGCTGGAGCTGGAAACACATCTGCGAGAAGATCGGCGGCTACTCCGAAGTTCTGATTGTTGGCGCGATCCTCGGTCAGATGAAACTGACAAAACCGCAGGCGGCGAATGCCGGCGAGCTGTTCGGGCTGTCGAAGGCGGAAGTTGCGATGCTCAACGAGGTGCCGATGCGCGGCACCGGCACGCCGATGCCGCCGACCGATCCCTTGATCTACCGCTTCTACGAGATGGTGATGGTGAACGGTCCGGCCTGGAAGGCGCTGATCGAGGAAGAATTCGGCGACGGCATCATGTCGGCGATCGACTTCGACATGGCCATGGAGCGCGTCGCCAATCCGAAGGGCGACCGGGTCAAGATCACCATGAGCGGAAAATTCCTGCCGTACAAATATTACGGCGCCAGCGGCAACGTGCCGGAATACGGATTTAAGGAGGAGTGA